Sequence from the Planifilum fimeticola genome:
ACCACCTACACCTACGACCGGAACCGGCTCCTGTCTGGACGTCGGGAGGGACCACGGCCAAGTACAACTACGATCCCTTCGGCCGGCTGAACACCGTCACGGCGAACGGGATGCTGCTGGAGAAATACACCTACGACGGCTTCGACCGGATCGCCGAGCACAAGAAGCTGGAGGACGACGGCACACCAGTACCACGACCAAGTACACCTACGATCCGCTGGACCGGACCGCCAGCCGGACGGAGAAGGCCGGGACGTCGAATGAAAAGACAACCGTCTTCAACTATCTGGGCCTGACCGACAACGTCATCTCGGAGACGAACGACCTGACCGGTGAGATCCAGAAGTCCTACACCTACAGCCCCTGGGGCGAGCGGCTGTCTCAAATCAAGCACGGGAGCAGTACGGAACAGAGCTTCTACAGCTACAACTCCCACACCGACGTGGAGGCTCTGACCGACGAGAGCGGCACCCCCGTCGCCACCTACGGCTACACCGCCTACGGGAAGCTGGACGAGGAATCCACAACTGGGAAGGACGACCCGCGGGATCCGAACTACAACCCGGACGACCCGTACAACGTCTACCGGTTCAACAACAAGCGCTGGGATCCCCACACCGGCAAGGTG
This genomic interval carries:
- a CDS encoding RHS repeat-associated core domain-containing protein gives rise to the protein PPTPTTGTGSCLDVGRDHGQVQLRSLRPAEHRHGERDAAGEIHLRRLRPDRRAQEAGGRRHTSTTTKYTYDPLDRTASRTEKAGTSNEKTTVFNYLGLTDNVISETNDLTGEIQKSYTYSPWGERLSQIKHGSSTEQSFYSYNSHTDVEALTDESGTPVATYGYTAYGKLDEESTTGKDDPRDPNYNPDDPYNVYRFNNKRWDPHTGKVDMGFRDYDPGLNRFLTRDMYNGALGYASHPGSLEHEPVCLCRWESNYDGGVGWSLIGCWRRYCWWILV